One stretch of Haladaptatus sp. R4 DNA includes these proteins:
- a CDS encoding TIGR00266 family protein encodes MEYEITNQPAFAELVLTLEAGEEVRAESGALVSYSGTVELSPRTDETPEHASLGEGTPFSTTFAADQPGTVRLAPPFPGDIFRYELRDESLYVQSCSFLAAESGIDFQTTFDGEETFVKCAGDFLLELSGAGLAFLSSYGSVSVVSLDPGERYVVDTGHVVAFEGPVDFDVHQVDGLRSPGDGRGGLLAEFEGPGTIWLQSRSPVALLSWLLPNMPGEHSQR; translated from the coding sequence ATGGAGTACGAAATCACGAACCAGCCAGCGTTCGCCGAACTCGTACTGACACTGGAGGCAGGTGAGGAAGTACGGGCCGAGTCAGGGGCGCTGGTTAGCTACTCGGGAACGGTGGAACTCTCGCCGAGAACGGACGAGACGCCGGAGCACGCTTCCCTCGGCGAAGGGACGCCGTTTTCCACGACGTTCGCCGCGGATCAACCCGGAACCGTCCGCCTCGCGCCGCCGTTTCCGGGCGACATCTTTCGCTACGAACTGCGGGACGAATCGCTGTACGTCCAGTCCTGTTCGTTTCTCGCCGCGGAATCGGGTATCGACTTCCAGACGACGTTCGACGGCGAGGAGACGTTCGTGAAATGTGCCGGGGATTTCCTCCTCGAACTGTCGGGCGCGGGTCTCGCGTTCCTATCGAGCTACGGGTCCGTCTCGGTGGTGAGTCTCGACCCCGGCGAGCGATACGTCGTGGACACGGGGCACGTCGTCGCGTTCGAAGGCCCCGTCGATTTCGACGTCCACCAGGTCGATGGACTCCGATCACCCGGCGACGGGCGGGGTGGTCTCCTCGCCGAGTTCGAAGGTCCGGGAACGATCTGGTTACAGTCGAGGAGTCCGGTGGCGCTGCTGTCGTGGCTGCTCCCGAACATGCCGGGCGAGCACTCACAGCGATAG